CGTCGGGCCGCGCACCGCGCGCGGTGTTCGCCGCGCTCGCCGCGGAGGAGAAGCGGATCACGCTTTCCGATTGGCGGAGCTTCCACGCGCTCGCCGCCCGCGCCGACGAACCGAACGCGCGCACCTTCTTCGGCGGCCTCGCGCCGGGGGAGCAGCAGGCGAACGGGATGCTCGACGCGTTGCTCGAGGCCACTGGTCCGGACCACGGCAAGGAGCGGCCGCGCGCGGGCTGCCAGGCCTACCCCGCTTACGTCGCGTGGCTCGCGCTGAACGGCGAATCGTCGGCGACGGCGGCCGGGATCTACGCGAACTTCGCCGCCTTCGGCCGGTACTGCGCGGACGTCGCCGCCGGCATGCGCCGGCACTACGGCTTCACCGACGACGAATGCGCCTTCTTCGACTTCTTCGCCGCGGACGTTCCGGAAATTGAAGAACAAGCGCTCGCCGCGATCCAGGCCGGTCTCGACGCGCGCCGGCTCGACGAGCGCGAAGCCCACCTCTACGCCCGGCTCTTCCAGAGCTACGAACTGCAGTTCTGGAACACCCTCGCCGCCGAGTTCCGGGGCTGACGCCGCGGAACCGGTTCCAGGCCTCCGCGAGGTGCCACGCGGAGTGGTCGAACCAGCGCGCATGCGGAATGGGGGGAATTCCGGCTCGCCGTCCGGGGAATCCGTGGCGATGACGGCGAATGCCGTGCAATTCCGCTTTGGGGAAGCCGCAAACCCCGGACGAAGCGCGCGCTGCCGCCTGCCGTCGCCGGCTCGTGACCTTTCTCACCGAACCATCCGGCGCTCACGTACGTAGCGGACCCCGCCGCGGCGCTTGGGTCGATCGCACCACCGAAGAGCCTGCACCCAAGGGGTGGAACGGAAACAGTGCTGGGACGAACGTCACGACTTTCGGTGGTGGACTTTCCAAGCGCAGGCGGCAAGTGTGGACGGGTCACCGTTTCAAGATCACGTTCTCGCCACGGACTTGACGTGCCCTGAAGGGCTGCATACCGTCGTCGCGGGCGAAGCAGACCACGGTGATGTTGATCCGGCTGGTCGGAATCCGGGTGTTGACCGCCTCGGGCGACCCGAAACCATGTACTGCCGGAAGGAATACGGACCCAGGTGAAGCAGATTTCTCTTCGACGCAACCGGGGATCCTCGATTCGGAAGCGCGTGCTCACGATCGCGCTCATCCCCAGTGTGGCCTTGCTCCTCGTGGGTGTGGCCCTCGCCGGTTACCTCATCTACGACGCCGTCAC
The window above is part of the Amycolatopsis camponoti genome. Proteins encoded here:
- a CDS encoding transcriptional regulator — its product is MTRSARKLLDEIQRELAPRDDDNELVPLITSGRAPRAVFAALAAEEKRITLSDWRSFHALAARADEPNARTFFGGLAPGEQQANGMLDALLEATGPDHGKERPRAGCQAYPAYVAWLALNGESSATAAGIYANFAAFGRYCADVAAGMRRHYGFTDDECAFFDFFAADVPEIEEQALAAIQAGLDARRLDEREAHLYARLFQSYELQFWNTLAAEFRG